In one window of Thermodesulfobacteriota bacterium DNA:
- a CDS encoding FAD-dependent oxidoreductase — MSGNRIVIVGGVAAGASAAAKARRCSEEAEIILFEKDAEISYATCGMPYYLGGIIDKRRRLIVTDPAFFRKRFRVDVRTGQEVTAIDRAAREVVVRDMASGEVRRQGYDQLILATGAKPVIPPVPGVDRPFVFFLKTLADTDRLHAFLQAARPRTAVLIGAGLIGMETAENLAGLGVEVAMVDFLPQVLGFLDQDMAIPVQGHLAAKGVRLFLGERVAAIDEEDGRGLVVTAAGRRLPADLVLLGVGVRPNVDLAREAGLAIGAKGGIVVDAEMRTADPHILAAGDCIETVQLVTGSPMFFPMGSAANKQGRAAGANACGRHIQVPGFVGTVIVKVFDLTVAKTGLSEREAAAEGFSPQVTHILADDHAGYYPGAKEIHLKIIADAASGRLLGAQAIGEAGVDKRIDVLACALYNRMQAADLIHLDLAYAPPYSSARDPLVVAGALSQNLAAGDWQPVTAPELETRLGAGEDLVLVDLRTRGELLRTGVIPGARHLPVDELRDRMAELDPGRAIVLYCAVGLRSYLANRILALAGYPRVQTLTGGFAAWTADRHPFAG, encoded by the coding sequence ATGTCCGGAAACAGGATCGTGATCGTGGGCGGAGTGGCGGCCGGGGCGTCGGCGGCCGCCAAGGCCCGGCGCTGCAGCGAGGAGGCCGAGATCATCCTCTTCGAAAAGGATGCCGAGATCTCCTACGCCACCTGCGGCATGCCCTATTACCTGGGCGGGATCATCGACAAGCGGCGGCGGCTGATCGTCACCGATCCGGCCTTCTTCCGGAAGCGCTTCCGGGTGGACGTTCGGACCGGCCAGGAGGTGACGGCCATCGATCGCGCCGCCCGGGAGGTCGTGGTCCGGGACATGGCCAGCGGCGAGGTCCGGCGGCAGGGCTACGACCAGCTCATCCTGGCCACTGGTGCCAAGCCCGTCATCCCGCCGGTGCCGGGCGTCGACCGCCCCTTTGTCTTCTTCCTCAAGACCCTGGCCGATACCGACCGCCTCCACGCCTTTTTACAGGCCGCCCGGCCCCGGACAGCGGTCCTGATCGGCGCCGGTCTCATCGGCATGGAAACAGCCGAAAACCTGGCCGGCCTGGGCGTGGAGGTGGCGATGGTCGATTTTCTCCCCCAGGTACTGGGCTTCCTGGACCAGGACATGGCGATCCCGGTGCAGGGCCATCTGGCGGCCAAGGGGGTGCGGCTCTTCCTGGGCGAGCGGGTGGCCGCCATCGACGAGGAGGACGGCCGGGGACTGGTGGTCACCGCGGCCGGCCGCCGGCTACCGGCGGACCTGGTTCTCCTGGGGGTCGGGGTGCGGCCCAATGTCGACCTGGCCCGGGAGGCGGGGCTGGCCATCGGCGCCAAGGGCGGCATCGTCGTGGATGCCGAGATGCGCACCGCCGACCCCCATATCCTGGCCGCTGGCGACTGCATCGAGACGGTGCAGCTCGTCACTGGCTCGCCCATGTTCTTTCCCATGGGCTCGGCGGCCAACAAGCAAGGCCGGGCAGCGGGCGCCAATGCCTGCGGCCGCCACATCCAGGTCCCCGGTTTCGTCGGCACGGTGATCGTCAAGGTCTTCGACCTGACGGTGGCCAAGACCGGCCTCTCGGAGCGGGAGGCGGCGGCCGAAGGCTTCTCCCCCCAGGTGACCCATATCCTGGCCGACGACCATGCCGGCTACTACCCTGGCGCCAAGGAGATCCATCTCAAGATCATCGCCGATGCGGCCAGCGGCCGCCTGCTGGGGGCCCAGGCCATCGGCGAGGCCGGCGTGGACAAGAGGATCGATGTTCTGGCCTGCGCCCTGTATAACCGCATGCAGGCCGCCGACCTCATCCATCTGGACCTGGCCTACGCGCCGCCGTACTCCTCAGCCCGGGACCCCCTGGTCGTCGCCGGCGCCCTGTCCCAGAACCTGGCCGCCGGCGACTGGCAGCCGGTCACCGCGCCGGAGCTGGAGACCCGGCTCGGCGCCGGCGAGGATCTGGTGCTGGTCGACCTGCGCACCCGCGGTGAGCTGCTCCGCACCGGCGTCATCCCCGGCGCGCGGCATCTGCCGGTGGACGAGCTGCGGGACCGGATGGCCGAGCTGGACCCGGGCCGCGCCATTGTTCTTTACTGCGCGGTGGGCCTGCGCTCCTATCTCGCCAACCGCATCCTGGCCCTGGCCGGCTACCCCCGGGTGCAGACCTTGACCGGCGGCTTTGCCGCCTGGACCGCTGACCGGCATCCGTTCGCCGGCTGA
- a CDS encoding saccharopine dehydrogenase family protein — protein sequence MPKVLIIGAGGVGNVVAKKCAQAPEIFSEICLASRTLARCEAIRDAMPRPIEIAQVDADDPRQVATLIEGCRPQLVINTALPYQDLAIMEACLATGVDYLDTANYEPPDKARFEYSWQWAFQERFRERGIMALLGCGFDPGVTNIFCAHALKHRFDRIEAIDIIDANAGDHGYPFATNFNPEINIREVTAPGRYYEDGQWLETAPLSVHRTFDFPEIGPREIYLLYHEELESLAKNIPGVQRIRFWMTFSDNYLTHLRVLENVGLTRIDPVDYEGHQIVPIKLLKALLPDPGSLGARTKGKTCIGCLIEGEKDGQPRRYYIYNLCDHQACYREVGSQAISYTTGVPAMIGGLLMLTGTWRRPGVWNVEELDPDPFMELLPRYGLPFVETDL from the coding sequence ATGCCCAAGGTACTCATCATCGGCGCCGGCGGGGTCGGCAACGTCGTGGCCAAGAAGTGCGCGCAAGCGCCCGAGATCTTCTCGGAGATCTGTCTGGCCAGCCGCACCCTGGCCCGCTGCGAGGCGATCCGGGACGCCATGCCCCGGCCCATCGAGATCGCGCAGGTGGATGCCGACGACCCCCGGCAGGTGGCCACCCTCATCGAGGGCTGCCGGCCGCAGCTGGTGATCAACACCGCCCTGCCCTACCAGGATCTCGCCATCATGGAGGCCTGCCTGGCCACCGGCGTCGACTACCTGGACACCGCCAACTACGAGCCGCCGGACAAGGCCCGCTTCGAGTACTCCTGGCAGTGGGCCTTTCAGGAGCGGTTCCGGGAGCGGGGCATCATGGCCCTCCTGGGCTGCGGCTTCGATCCCGGGGTCACCAACATCTTTTGCGCCCACGCCCTGAAGCATCGCTTCGACCGGATCGAGGCCATCGACATCATCGATGCCAACGCCGGCGACCACGGCTATCCCTTTGCCACCAACTTCAACCCGGAGATCAACATCCGGGAGGTGACCGCGCCGGGCCGTTACTATGAAGACGGCCAGTGGCTGGAGACCGCCCCCCTGTCGGTGCACCGCACCTTCGACTTCCCGGAGATCGGCCCCCGGGAGATCTATCTCCTCTACCACGAGGAGTTGGAGTCCCTGGCCAAGAACATCCCGGGGGTGCAGCGGATCCGCTTCTGGATGACCTTCTCCGACAACTACCTCACCCATCTGCGGGTGCTGGAGAACGTCGGGCTCACCCGCATCGATCCGGTGGACTACGAAGGCCACCAGATCGTGCCCATCAAGCTCCTGAAGGCCCTCCTCCCGGACCCGGGGAGCCTGGGCGCCCGCACCAAGGGCAAGACCTGCATCGGCTGCCTCATCGAGGGCGAAAAGGACGGCCAGCCCCGTCGCTACTACATCTACAACCTCTGCGACCACCAGGCCTGCTACCGGGAGGTGGGCTCCCAGGCCATCTCCTACACCACCGGCGTGCCGGCCATGATCGGCGGGCTCCTGATGCTGACCGGCACCTGGCGGCGGCCCGGGGTCTGGAACGTGGAAGAGCTGGATCCCGATCCCTTCATGGAGCTTCTGCCCCGGTACGGCCTGCCCTTTGTGGAGACCGATCTGTGA
- the nspC gene encoding carboxynorspermidine decarboxylase, whose product MSSSPALVPFDPAGVPSPSYVVDTGLLVQNLEILARVRDEAGCRILLALKGFAMWSLFPLIRPYLAGVSASSLDEARLGAEEFGGQVHVYAPAFRDDEFPELVSYADHLIFNSFSQWHHFRPQLARLGTSVSCGIRINPQYSEVPVPLYDPCVAGSRLGVTASQFDETALAGIEGLHFHSHCGQNSDVLVRTLTQVEARFGHLLGRMAWLNLGGGHHITRPDYDLFALIALLRRLRQQYGVEIFLEPGEAVALNTGFLVATVLDIVHNDMAVAILDTSAAAHMPDVLEMPYRPEVVGAGLPGQHAHTFRLAGLTCLAGDVIGDYSFPAPLTPGQRLVFCDMAHYSMVKNNTFNGVRLPAIAIHDAATGTLRVVRRFGYEDYRDRLS is encoded by the coding sequence GTGAGCAGCAGCCCTGCCCTGGTGCCTTTCGATCCGGCCGGGGTGCCCAGCCCCTCCTACGTGGTGGACACCGGGCTCCTGGTCCAGAACCTGGAGATCCTGGCCCGGGTCAGGGACGAGGCCGGCTGCCGGATCCTGCTGGCCTTGAAGGGCTTCGCCATGTGGAGCCTCTTCCCCCTGATCCGGCCGTATCTGGCGGGAGTGAGCGCCAGCTCCCTGGACGAGGCCCGGCTGGGGGCCGAGGAGTTTGGTGGTCAGGTGCATGTCTACGCCCCGGCCTTTCGGGACGACGAGTTTCCCGAGCTGGTGAGCTATGCCGATCACCTGATCTTCAACTCCTTCTCCCAGTGGCATCACTTCCGGCCGCAGCTGGCGCGGCTCGGCACGTCGGTCTCCTGCGGTATCCGCATCAACCCCCAGTACTCCGAGGTGCCGGTGCCCCTCTACGACCCCTGTGTGGCCGGCTCCCGGCTCGGGGTGACAGCCTCCCAGTTCGACGAGACGGCGCTGGCGGGCATCGAAGGCCTCCATTTCCACAGCCACTGCGGCCAGAACAGCGACGTGCTCGTGCGGACCCTGACCCAGGTGGAAGCACGTTTCGGCCATCTTCTGGGCCGCATGGCCTGGCTCAACCTGGGCGGCGGCCACCACATCACCCGGCCCGACTACGACCTTTTCGCCCTGATCGCGCTGCTCCGTCGCTTGCGGCAGCAGTACGGGGTGGAAATCTTCCTGGAGCCCGGCGAGGCCGTGGCCTTGAACACCGGCTTTCTGGTGGCGACCGTGCTGGACATCGTCCACAACGATATGGCGGTGGCCATCCTCGACACCTCAGCCGCCGCCCACATGCCGGATGTCCTGGAGATGCCCTACCGGCCGGAGGTGGTGGGCGCCGGCCTGCCGGGCCAGCATGCCCACACCTTTCGCCTGGCTGGACTGACCTGTCTGGCCGGGGACGTCATCGGCGACTACTCCTTCCCGGCCCCGCTCACGCCCGGCCAGCGCCTGGTCTTTTGCGACATGGCCCACTACAGCATGGTCAAGAACAACACCTTCAACGGCGTGCGCCTGCCCGCCATCGCCATCCACGACGCGGCGACCGGCACCCTGCGGGTGGTGCGACGGTTCGGCTACGAGGACTATCGGGACCGGCTTTCGTGA
- a CDS encoding sugar transferase produces the protein MVHQRIALFIAIYRGLDAILVVASLLVANALLAFWASAAQLPASFSGELAILATVAAGLWSGLLKWNGAYLSQRGKRFAHLVGILAKTHLQAFLGLVGLVYLLELETVRRPLLVTFLLVVSVVLLAEKALVRASLRWLRGRGHNYKRVLIVGSDQTALDLAMKIENNPELGFRIKGCLVEDPDRLGQQVRIPPVLGTLEDLTRILHTRVVDEVFLCLPMERLAEIQHALAICEDMGINGRVVTRLYEPVRARVFPDEILDIPLYSVSTHPPNNIWFMLKSVGDFVAAAVLLVILAPVFVVIGLAIKLTSPGPVFFLQRRTGYNGRKFAVVKFRTMVDGADRLKAALKGANEMDGPIFKIRNDPRVTAVGRFLRRTSLDELPQLINVLKGEMSLVGPRPLPVEESVQIVGARRRRLSMKPGITGLWQVSGRSEAGFERLVQYDLEYVDHWSLELDLRILLKTVWVIMLGRGAY, from the coding sequence ATGGTTCACCAGCGTATCGCCCTGTTCATCGCTATCTACCGGGGTCTGGACGCCATCCTGGTGGTGGCGAGCCTGTTGGTCGCCAACGCCCTTTTGGCCTTCTGGGCCTCGGCGGCCCAGCTGCCGGCCAGCTTCTCCGGCGAGCTGGCGATTCTCGCCACCGTAGCCGCCGGACTCTGGTCCGGCCTCCTGAAATGGAACGGCGCCTACCTGTCCCAGCGGGGCAAGCGCTTCGCCCACCTGGTGGGGATCCTGGCCAAGACCCATCTCCAGGCCTTCCTTGGCCTGGTGGGCCTCGTCTATCTCCTGGAGCTGGAGACCGTCCGCCGGCCGCTCCTGGTCACCTTCCTCCTGGTGGTCTCGGTGGTCCTGCTGGCGGAAAAGGCGCTGGTGCGGGCCAGCCTGCGCTGGCTGCGCGGCCGGGGGCACAACTACAAGCGGGTGCTCATCGTCGGCTCGGACCAGACCGCCCTGGACCTGGCCATGAAGATCGAGAACAACCCGGAGCTGGGCTTCCGGATCAAGGGCTGTCTGGTGGAGGACCCGGACCGCCTCGGGCAGCAGGTGCGCATCCCGCCGGTCTTGGGCACCCTGGAGGATCTGACCCGGATCCTCCACACCCGGGTGGTGGACGAGGTCTTCCTGTGCCTGCCCATGGAGCGCCTGGCGGAGATCCAGCACGCCCTGGCCATCTGCGAGGACATGGGCATCAACGGCCGCGTGGTCACCCGCCTCTACGAGCCGGTGCGGGCCCGGGTTTTCCCGGACGAGATCCTGGACATCCCGCTGTATTCGGTCTCCACCCACCCGCCCAACAACATCTGGTTCATGCTGAAGAGCGTGGGAGACTTCGTGGCAGCGGCGGTGCTCCTGGTCATCCTCGCCCCGGTCTTTGTCGTCATCGGCCTGGCCATCAAGCTCACCTCACCGGGGCCGGTCTTCTTTCTCCAGCGGCGCACCGGCTACAACGGTCGCAAGTTCGCGGTGGTCAAGTTCCGGACCATGGTGGACGGCGCGGATCGGCTCAAGGCCGCCCTGAAGGGCGCCAACGAGATGGACGGCCCGATCTTCAAGATCCGCAACGACCCCCGGGTGACGGCCGTGGGCCGTTTCCTGCGCCGTACCAGCCTCGACGAGCTGCCCCAGCTCATCAATGTCCTGAAGGGCGAGATGAGCCTGGTGGGGCCCCGGCCTTTGCCGGTGGAGGAGTCGGTGCAGATCGTCGGCGCCCGCCGGCGCCGGCTGTCCATGAAGCCGGGCATCACCGGGCTGTGGCAGGTCTCGGGCCGCAGCGAAGCTGGCTTCGAGCGCCTGGTCCAGTACGATCTCGAGTACGTGGACCACTGGTCCCTGGAGCTGGACTTGCGGATTCTGCTCAAGACCGTCTGGGTGATCATGCTGGGCCGGGGCGCGTATTAG
- the holA gene encoding DNA polymerase III subunit delta has translation MTVYRRADLPDLLAAIREGLSPAAVLVVGERYLGRTACEDLVAALLPDAASREHALTTMDGEQEDVAAMIRVVKTFSLFGGRRVLRVLDTRLFHSRTTAKSVWDQARRAMADGDRGRALSRLGQILAMAGLLGQADGLAGLRELPAKRWAELFGFPRPTDLEWLTPLAADLATAPAAAATGSAEADRLEAALAGGLPAGNTLILVAEEADRRKKLYKYVEQAGVILDLTVDTGLSAAAKEEQAAVCRELLEKTLADMGKTMEPAATAALLERVGFHPVAVVRETEKVALATGDARRVSLADVNALVSRTREEAMFELTGAVAEGKVEAALLVCHRLLDQGQHPLALIAALRGQVRRLLLLRAFQLASEPPYRERMAYGVFQKAYLPQLKASRPQWAEILAGHPYALYRQFLQVEGASLARWRQGLAAILIAESRLKGSDLPAAVVLDDLIWQLATRNP, from the coding sequence ATGACCGTCTACCGCCGCGCCGACCTCCCTGACCTTCTGGCCGCCATCCGGGAAGGGTTGTCCCCGGCCGCTGTGCTGGTGGTGGGGGAGCGCTACCTTGGCCGCACCGCCTGCGAGGATCTGGTCGCCGCCCTCCTGCCCGATGCTGCCAGCCGCGAGCATGCCCTGACCACCATGGACGGTGAGCAGGAGGACGTCGCCGCGATGATCCGGGTCGTCAAGACCTTTTCGTTGTTTGGCGGCCGGCGGGTGCTGCGGGTCCTCGATACCCGCCTGTTCCATTCCCGGACCACGGCCAAGAGCGTCTGGGACCAGGCCCGGCGAGCGATGGCCGATGGCGACCGCGGCCGGGCCCTGTCGCGGCTCGGCCAGATCCTGGCCATGGCCGGTCTCCTGGGCCAGGCCGACGGCCTGGCCGGCCTGCGGGAGCTGCCGGCCAAGCGCTGGGCGGAGCTGTTCGGCTTTCCCCGGCCCACGGACCTGGAGTGGCTCACCCCTCTGGCTGCCGATCTGGCGACGGCCCCTGCTGCTGCCGCCACCGGCAGCGCCGAGGCCGATCGGCTGGAGGCGGCCCTGGCCGGGGGGCTACCCGCCGGCAATACCCTCATCCTGGTGGCTGAGGAGGCGGATCGGCGCAAGAAGCTCTACAAATATGTGGAGCAGGCCGGGGTGATCCTGGACCTGACCGTGGACACCGGCCTCAGTGCCGCAGCCAAAGAGGAGCAGGCTGCGGTCTGCCGGGAGCTCCTGGAGAAGACCCTGGCCGACATGGGCAAGACCATGGAGCCGGCAGCAACAGCCGCTCTTCTGGAGCGGGTCGGCTTCCACCCGGTGGCGGTGGTGCGGGAGACGGAAAAGGTTGCCCTGGCGACCGGCGATGCCCGGCGGGTCAGCCTGGCCGACGTCAATGCCCTGGTGAGCCGCACCCGGGAAGAGGCCATGTTCGAGCTTACGGGGGCCGTGGCGGAGGGCAAGGTTGAGGCCGCGCTTCTGGTCTGCCATCGGCTGCTGGACCAGGGCCAGCACCCCCTGGCCCTGATCGCGGCCCTCCGGGGCCAGGTGCGGCGCCTGCTTCTGCTGCGCGCCTTCCAACTGGCCTCGGAGCCGCCCTACCGGGAACGGATGGCCTATGGCGTCTTCCAGAAGGCCTATCTGCCGCAGCTCAAGGCCAGCCGGCCCCAGTGGGCCGAGATCCTGGCCGGGCATCCCTATGCCCTGTATCGGCAGTTTCTGCAAGTGGAAGGAGCAAGCCTTGCCCGCTGGCGGCAAGGACTGGCCGCCATCCTGATCGCCGAAAGCCGCCTCAAGGGCAGCGATCTTCCGGCGGCCGTGGTGCTGGACGATCTGATCTGGCAGCTGGCCACAAGGAATCCATAA
- the clpS gene encoding ATP-dependent Clp protease adapter ClpS yields the protein MAGQVRDAEGWTTTEQRQRVEEPPLFQVLLHNDDYTTMDFVVAILETVFHKSSEEATRIMLAVHHRGMGVAGIFTREVAETKVAVVHALAKKNEYPLRCSMEQA from the coding sequence ATGGCAGGTCAGGTCCGGGATGCGGAAGGCTGGACAACCACGGAACAGCGGCAGCGGGTCGAGGAGCCGCCGCTGTTTCAGGTGCTGCTGCACAACGACGACTACACCACCATGGACTTCGTGGTGGCGATCCTGGAGACGGTCTTCCACAAGAGCTCCGAGGAGGCCACCCGGATCATGCTGGCAGTGCACCACCGGGGCATGGGGGTGGCTGGCATCTTCACCCGGGAAGTGGCCGAGACCAAGGTGGCCGTGGTGCATGCCTTGGCGAAGAAGAATGAATACCCGTTGCGCTGCAGCATGGAGCAGGCCTGA
- the clpA gene encoding ATP-dependent Clp protease ATP-binding subunit ClpA → MISHDLEVALRAAIQEAKQRRHEFVTVEHLLYALLQDEFGTQIIAACGGNVGALRARLQEFFDSKLLTLKKNDPEFEPSQTIGFHRVLQRAIGHVRSSGKKEVDAGDVLVALYSEPDSYAVYFLRAEGIERLQVMETVSHGVARPDRGSQTDRPAKEERGKSPLEAFTVNFAQRARDGQLDPVIGRGAELERMMQVLCRRRKNNPLLVGEPGVGKTSVVEGLALCIHEERVPDLLAGMEIHLLDMGALLAGTKYRGDFEQRLKGVLSALEDKANAILFIDEIHTIVGAGATSGGSMDASNLLKPALQSGTLRCIGSTTYEEYKNHFEKDRALSRRFQRIDIAEPTVAETGQILKGLQARYEEHHGVHYSEAAIRAAAELSARYINDRFLPDKAIDVLDEIGASFRLAGQKSKRSTVTVRDVERIVSRIARVPAKSAEGSEAARLRELESALAATIFGQDEAIAALVTAVKRARAGLGHPDRPTGSFLFAGPTGVGKTEVAKQLAATLGIHFERFDMSEYMEKHAVARLIGAPPGYVGFDQGGLLTDAIRKHPHAVLLLDEIEKAHPDIFSILLQVMDHSTLTDNAGRRADFRNVVLVMTTNAGAKELAARSIGFMPQAPGGDNAALRNLFSPEFRNRLDAIVQFRALDRPTVLRIVDKFVAELEGRLRDKKVRIRLSEAARAYLADKGYDPVFGARPLNRLLMKEVGDALAEEILFGQLTRGGTAHVDCAGQALTFRYQPRPPAPGAAGAADQGPAQP, encoded by the coding sequence ATGATCAGCCACGATTTGGAAGTCGCCTTGCGAGCCGCCATCCAGGAGGCCAAACAGCGGCGCCACGAGTTTGTCACCGTCGAGCATCTCCTGTACGCCCTCCTCCAGGATGAGTTCGGCACCCAGATCATCGCCGCCTGCGGCGGCAATGTCGGCGCTCTCCGGGCCCGGCTCCAGGAGTTCTTCGACTCCAAGCTCCTGACCTTGAAGAAGAACGATCCGGAATTCGAGCCGTCCCAGACCATTGGCTTCCACCGGGTTCTGCAGCGGGCCATCGGTCACGTGCGCTCCTCGGGCAAGAAGGAGGTGGATGCCGGCGACGTGCTGGTGGCCCTCTACAGCGAGCCGGATTCCTATGCCGTCTACTTCCTGCGGGCCGAGGGCATCGAGCGGCTGCAGGTGATGGAGACCGTGTCCCATGGAGTGGCCCGGCCGGACCGGGGCAGCCAGACCGACCGGCCGGCCAAGGAGGAGCGGGGCAAGTCCCCCCTGGAGGCCTTTACCGTCAACTTTGCCCAGCGCGCCCGGGACGGCCAGCTCGATCCGGTGATCGGCCGCGGCGCCGAGCTGGAGCGGATGATGCAGGTGCTGTGCCGCCGGCGCAAGAACAACCCCCTCCTGGTGGGGGAGCCCGGGGTGGGCAAGACCTCGGTGGTGGAGGGACTGGCCCTGTGCATCCACGAGGAGCGGGTGCCGGATCTTCTGGCCGGCATGGAGATCCATCTCCTGGATATGGGGGCACTGCTGGCCGGCACCAAGTACCGGGGCGACTTCGAGCAGCGACTGAAGGGGGTGTTGAGCGCCCTGGAGGACAAGGCCAACGCCATCCTGTTCATCGACGAGATCCACACCATCGTGGGCGCCGGTGCCACCAGCGGCGGCTCCATGGATGCCTCCAATCTCCTGAAGCCGGCCCTGCAGTCCGGCACCCTGCGCTGCATCGGCTCCACCACCTACGAGGAGTACAAGAACCACTTCGAAAAGGACCGGGCCCTGTCCCGGCGCTTCCAGAGGATCGATATCGCCGAGCCGACGGTGGCCGAGACCGGCCAGATCCTGAAAGGCCTGCAGGCCCGTTACGAGGAGCACCACGGGGTCCATTACTCGGAGGCGGCCATCCGGGCGGCGGCCGAGCTGTCCGCCCGCTACATCAACGACCGCTTCCTGCCCGACAAGGCCATTGATGTCCTCGACGAGATCGGCGCCTCTTTCCGTCTGGCGGGCCAGAAGTCCAAGAGGAGCACCGTGACGGTCCGGGACGTGGAACGGATCGTCTCCCGGATAGCCCGGGTGCCGGCCAAGAGTGCCGAGGGCTCGGAAGCCGCCCGGCTGCGGGAGCTGGAGAGCGCCCTCGCCGCCACCATCTTCGGTCAGGACGAGGCGATCGCCGCCCTGGTCACGGCCGTGAAGCGGGCCCGGGCCGGCCTCGGCCACCCGGATCGGCCCACCGGCTCCTTTCTCTTTGCCGGCCCCACCGGGGTGGGCAAGACCGAGGTGGCCAAGCAGCTGGCCGCGACCCTGGGTATCCATTTCGAGCGCTTCGACATGAGCGAGTACATGGAGAAGCACGCGGTGGCAAGGCTCATTGGCGCGCCGCCCGGCTATGTAGGCTTCGACCAGGGGGGGCTCCTCACCGACGCCATCCGCAAGCACCCCCACGCGGTGCTCCTTCTGGATGAGATCGAAAAGGCCCATCCGGACATCTTCAGCATCCTGCTCCAGGTCATGGACCACTCCACCCTCACCGACAACGCCGGCCGCCGGGCCGACTTCCGCAACGTGGTCCTGGTGATGACCACCAACGCCGGCGCCAAGGAGCTGGCTGCCAGGTCCATCGGCTTCATGCCCCAGGCGCCGGGGGGCGACAACGCCGCCCTCCGCAACCTCTTTTCCCCGGAGTTCCGCAACCGCCTGGACGCCATCGTCCAGTTCCGGGCCCTGGATCGGCCGACCGTGCTGCGCATCGTCGACAAGTTCGTGGCCGAGCTGGAGGGGCGCCTGCGGGACAAAAAGGTCCGGATCCGGCTCAGCGAGGCGGCCCGGGCCTATCTGGCGGACAAGGGCTACGACCCGGTCTTCGGGGCCCGGCCCCTGAACCGTCTGCTCATGAAGGAGGTGGGCGATGCGCTGGCCGAGGAGATCCTCTTCGGCCAGCTGACCCGGGGCGGCACCGCCCACGTGGACTGTGCAGGCCAGGCCCTGACCTTCCGCTACCAACCCCGGCCCCCAGCTCCTGGCGCCGCGGGCGCGGCAGACCAGGGGCCGGCTCAGCCTTGA
- a CDS encoding cache domain-containing protein, translating to MLATLPSSAASARFEAAKIILPAVLAVLLFTVALVGLLLPAFENGLLEKKKESCRDLTGLGLGVLAYFANLADGGAMPLGEAQGRARTLLRGLRHGAEGKGYLWVNDLRPVMIMHPYRPDLEGQDLSGYRDKAGRPVFQAFVDQVQRQGAGYVPYLWQWQDRPGAEEAKLSHVRLFAPWGWVVGTGVYLGDVEKEAAAVFHKALGLAVAILAAVSLLAAYLVRQGLRLNARRQRAEEALLRHQEELESQVQVRTADLAQALAEVKRLSGLLPICASCKKIRDDSGSWQQLEVYIRDRSEARFSHGICPDCAWQLYPELMAARQQSRQTAKPSPAEPAGREH from the coding sequence ATGCTCGCAACCCTGCCCTCGTCCGCCGCCAGCGCCCGGTTTGAGGCGGCCAAGATCATCCTGCCGGCAGTGCTGGCGGTGCTGCTCTTCACCGTCGCCCTCGTCGGCCTCCTCCTGCCGGCCTTCGAAAACGGCCTCCTGGAGAAGAAGAAGGAGAGCTGCCGGGATCTCACCGGGCTGGGGCTGGGGGTGCTGGCCTACTTCGCCAACCTGGCCGACGGGGGGGCGATGCCCCTGGGTGAGGCCCAGGGCCGAGCCAGGACGCTGCTCCGGGGGCTGCGCCACGGTGCCGAGGGCAAGGGCTATCTGTGGGTCAACGATCTCAGGCCAGTGATGATCATGCACCCCTACCGGCCGGATCTGGAGGGCCAGGACCTGTCCGGCTACCGGGACAAAGCTGGCCGGCCCGTCTTCCAGGCCTTCGTCGATCAGGTGCAGCGGCAGGGGGCAGGCTATGTGCCGTACCTGTGGCAGTGGCAGGATCGGCCGGGCGCCGAGGAGGCGAAGCTCTCCCATGTGCGCTTGTTTGCGCCCTGGGGCTGGGTGGTGGGCACCGGCGTCTACCTGGGGGATGTGGAGAAGGAGGCGGCGGCGGTCTTCCACAAGGCCCTGGGCCTGGCCGTCGCCATCCTGGCCGCGGTGTCACTGCTGGCCGCCTATCTGGTCCGGCAGGGGTTGCGCCTGAATGCGCGCCGGCAGCGGGCGGAGGAGGCTCTCTTGCGTCACCAGGAAGAGCTGGAAAGCCAGGTGCAGGTCCGCACCGCCGACCTGGCCCAGGCCCTGGCCGAGGTGAAGCGCCTGTCCGGCCTCTTGCCCATCTGCGCCTCCTGCAAGAAGATCCGGGACGACTCCGGCTCCTGGCAGCAGCTGGAGGTCTACATCCGCGACCGCTCCGAGGCCCGCTTCAGCCACGGCATCTGCCCTGACTGTGCCTGGCAGCTCTATCCCGAGCTGATGGCGGCCCGGCAGCAGAGCAGGCAGACCGCAAAGCCATCGCCGGCGGAGCCTGCCGGCAGGGAGCACTGA